A window of the Lactuca sativa cultivar Salinas chromosome 5, Lsat_Salinas_v11, whole genome shotgun sequence genome harbors these coding sequences:
- the LOC111900729 gene encoding uncharacterized protein LOC111900729 has product MNPIDEEKNWLNLNMGQNFEDSYPGSKRISMKICHFCKRKFYIPQALGGHQNAQKRERDVAIRYHSLNMDTKFPIHRTLGVHTHSIPYKPKVNEGRVLSREFKLLGLVEDDGKPLTNDVRIIKKNSIPVFGKRVLENGDEEDERDKGKMVILTNLTARLLNLTI; this is encoded by the exons ATGAATCCCATAGATGAAGAGAAGAATTGGCTGAATCTTAACATGGGACAAAACTTTGAAGATTCTTATCCAGGATCAAAACGAATCTCAATGAAGATATGCCACTTCTGCAAGAGGAAGTTCTACATCCCACAAGCACTTGGGGGTCATCAAAATGCTCAAAAAAGGGAGAGAGATGTAGCCATAAGATACCACTCGCTTAACATGGACACCAAGTTCCCAATTCATCGAACACTTGGTGTTCATACACACTCAATTCCATATAAACCAAAAGTAAATGAAGGGAG GGTATTAAGCAGGGAGTTTAAGCTTCTAGGTCTTGTGGAAGACGATGGGAAGCCTTTGACTAATGATGTTAGGATCATT AAAAAAAATTCAATCCCTGTG TTT GGAAAAAG GGTTCTTGAGAAtggagatgaagaagatgaaagagacaagggcaaaatggtcattttgacaAATTTAACAGCTAGGCTGTTAAATTTGACAATATAA